In Astyanax mexicanus isolate ESR-SI-001 chromosome 25, AstMex3_surface, whole genome shotgun sequence, a genomic segment contains:
- the helt gene encoding hairy and enhancer of split-related protein helt has product MRETSPSSNIHTHTPAHTLFTHFIRRARRRQIQSSAERQKHTHTLTHTDTHTLSKLDHVNLKRFALVHQAMTSKKMMKDGKRTPVSHKVIEKRRRDRINRCLHELGKTVPMALAKQNCGKLEKAEILEMTVQYLRALHAADFPRGGREKGELLAEFASYFHYGYRECMKNLVHYLTTVERAETKDAKYARVLAFLQSRVLSEPVFGALASVSSPERAPHHHHPCPEYQSEYQTSPGHFAWHGHPHALAYTPVPLSTSAQHEQQHQQQHHPHPHHHQQHQQQHHQQQQQHQQQQHAGFFAPTQGLEHHYLNLIGHASALGLHATPHAAL; this is encoded by the exons ATGCGCGAGACGTCCCCCTCCTcaaatatacatacacacacacccgcacacacactcttcacgCACTTTATAAGGCGAGCCAGGCGCAGACAGATTCAGTCTAGTGCTGAGAGacagaaacatacacacactctaacacacactgatacacacacactttcaaagcTGGACCACGTGAACCTGAAGCGTTTTGCGCTCGTGCATCAAGCCATGACTTCCAAGAAGATGATGAAGGATGGAAAG AGGACCCCCGTGTCTCACAAAGTGATCGAGAAGCGCAGGAGAGACCGCATCAACCGCTGCCTGCACGAGCTCGGCAAGACCGTGCCCATGGCGCTTGCCAAACAG AACTGTGGGAAGCTGGAGAAGGCGGAGATCCTGGAGATGACGGTGCAGTATCTGCGCGCGCTGCACGCGGCGGACTTTCCTCgcggagggagagagaaag GTGAGCTGCTCGCGGAGTTCGCCAGCTATTTCCACTACGGCTACCGTGAGTGCATGAAGAACTTGGTGCACTACCTCACCACCGTGGAACGCGCCGAGACGAAGGATGCCAAATACGCCCGCGTTCTCGCGTTCCTGCAGTCGCGCGTGCTCTCCGAGCCCGTCTTCGGCGCCCTGGCGAGCGTATCCTCTCCAGAACGcgctccccaccaccaccatccatGCCCAGAGTACCAAAGCGAATACCAAACCTCGCCGGGACACTTCGCGTGGCACGGACACCCGCATGCCCTTGCCTACACGCCGGTGCCCCTGTCCACGAGCGCGCAACACGAGCAGCAACACCAACAGCAACACCACCCCCACCCTCACCATCACCAACAGCACCAACAGCAACACCATCAGCAGCAACAGCaacaccaacagcagcagcacgcGGGCTTCTTCGCACCCACACAGGGACTCGAACATCACTACCTCAACCTCATCGGGCACGCAAGTGCTCTTGGGCTCCATGCCACGCCCCATGCTGCTCTGTAG